A window of Fragaria vesca subsp. vesca linkage group LG7, FraVesHawaii_1.0, whole genome shotgun sequence contains these coding sequences:
- the LOC101296152 gene encoding lon protease homolog 1, mitochondrial-like, with product MLKLLSPSSPAASPFLRALGSVTGLTRRNPNLARRAFLCSDAKNGNGAVEIEFRGIGNEAEAESKSSSSSTVIPTNVDPEDYVKVLALPLPHRPLFPGFYMPIYVKDPKLLAALQESRNRQVPYAGAFLVKDEPGTDPSMSGAETKIHDLKGKELFDRLHEIGTLAQISSIQGDRVVLIGHRRLRITEMVDGDPMTVKVDHLEDKSYDKDDDVIKETSSQVISTLGEVLKISAHWRDHAQTYNQHINDFNCTRIADFGAAISGADKLQCQKVLEELDVHERLKLTLELVKKEMEISSIQASLMKKMEEKMLAEQRRNMLNEQLKAIKKELGLEADDRTALCEKFRERLEPKREKCPPNVLQVIEEELSKMQLLDASSSEFNVTRIYLDWLISLPWENYSDENFDVLRAQKVLDEDHYGLTEVKERILEFIAVGKLRGMSEGKIICLAGPPGVGKTSIGRSIARALNRNFFRFSVGGLTDVAEIKGHRRTYIGAMPGKMVQCLKTVGTANPLVLIDEIDKVGRGHAGDPASALLELLDPEQNSNFLDHYLDVPLDLSKVLFVCTANVVHWIPTPLLDRMEVVSIAGYITDEKIHIAREYLEKITRKACGIKPEQVEVTDAALLELIENYCREAGVRNLQQHIERIYRKIALQLVRQGAANEMAVGDQIQSLSDEPTGVEGDKHVVDSKVPRVTGNIPKTKATKTVEKVLVDSSSLSDFVGKPVFHAEHIYEQTPVGVVMGLAWTAMGGCPLYIETTQVEEGLGKGALQVTGQLGDVMRESARIAHTVARSILLGKEPDNTFFADSKLHLHIPAGAIPKDGPSAGCTMITSMLSLAMKKPIKKDLAMTGEVTLTGRILSQIWWGYVKEKTIAATRGGVKTIIFPSANKRDFEELTPNVKEGLDVHFVDDYSQIFNLAFGDHEN from the exons ATGCTGAAACTCCTCTCTCCTTCTTCCCCGGCGGCCTCGCCGTTTCTCCGAGCTCTTGGGTCGGTCACCGGCCTCACTCGCCGGAATCCCAACTTGGCCCGTCGAGCTTTTCTTTGCTCCGACGCTAAAAACGGTAATGGTGCAGTGGAAATCGAGTTTAGGGGGATAGGAAATGAAGCGGAGGCTGAGTCTAAGTCTTCATCATCATCAACTGTCATACCCACAAATGTTGATCCTGAAGATTATGTAAAG GTTTTAGCATTGCCATTGCCGCATAGGCCGCTGTTTCCAGGTTTCTATATGCCAATATATGTGAAG GATCCTAAACTATTAGCAGCTCTACAGGAAAGTAGAAACCGGCAAGTTCCATATGCTGGTGCTTTCCTTGTCAAGGATGAACCAGGTACTGACCCGAGTATGTCAGGTGCTGAGACGAAGATTCATGATTTGAAAGGGAAAGAGTTGTTTGATCGTCTGCATGAAATTGGTACGCTTGCCCAG ATTTCAAGCATTCAAGGAGACCGAGTAGTCCTAATCGGCCATAGGCGACTTCGAATTACAGAGATG GTTGATGGGGATCCCATGACTGTAAAAGTTGATCATCTCGAA GATAAGTCATATGACAAGGATGATGATGTCATAAAGGAAACATCGTCTCAGGTTATATCAACTCTAGGTGAGGTTCTGAAGATTAGTGCTCATTGGAGAGATCATGCTCAAACATACAATCAG CATATAAATGATTTTAATTGTACAAGGATAGCAGATTTTGGGGCTGCTATATCTGGTGCAGACAAATTGCAATGCCAAAAAGTTCTTGAAGAGCTAGAT GTGCATGAACGTTTAAAGCTCACACTAGAATTAGTGAAGAAAGAGATGGAGATCAGTAGTATTCAG GCATCTCTTATGAAAAAAATGGAAGAGAAAATGCTTGCTGAGCAACGCCGCAACATGTTAAATGAGCAGCTTAAAGCAATAAAGAAG GAACTGGGATTAGAGGCTGATGATAGAACAGCGCTTTGTG AAAAGTTTAGGGAGAGGCTTGAACCAAAAAGGGAAAAGTGCCCACCTAATGTTTTGCAAGTCATAGAAGAAGAGCTTAGCAAAATGCAGCTGTTGGATGCCAGTTCGAGTGAATTTAATGTAACACGTATTTATCTAGATTGGTTGATTTCACTTCCCTGGGAAAATTACAG TGATGAGAATTTTGATGTTCTTCGGGCGCAGAAAGTTCTAGATGAAGATCATTATGGATTAACTGAAGTAAAAGAAAGGATATTGGAATTTATTGCTGTTGGAAAACTCAGAGGAATGTCAGAAG GAAAAATTATCTGTCTCGCTGGCCCACCTGGAGTAGGAAAAACCAGCATTGGTCGTTCAATTGCACGTGCGTTGAACCGTAATTTCTTTCGATTTTCTGTAGGAGGATTAACTGATGTTGCTGAAATTAAG GGGCATCGTCGAACCTACATTGGTGCCATGCCAGGAAAGATGGTACAATGCCTTAAAACTGTGGGAACAGCTAACCCTCTGGTTCTGATCGATGAGATTGACAAG GTGGGAAGGGGGCATGCTGGTGATCCGGCAAGTGCATTGTTGGAGCTTCTTGATCCAGAGCAAAACTCTAATTTTCTAGACCATTATCTTGACGTTCCACTTGACCTATCTAAG GTTCTGTTTGTTTGTACAGCAAATGTTGTGCACTGGATTCCAACTCCTCTGTTGGACAGAATGGAGGTAGTCTCCATCGCTGGATACATTACTGATGAGAAAATCCACATTGCTAGAGAGTACTTGGAGAAGATCACACGTAAAGCATGTGGCATTAAACCTGAACAG GTTGAGGTGACCGATGCAGCTCTTCTTGAACTCATTGAAAATTATTGCCGGGAAGCTGGTGTTAGGAACCTCCAGCAGCACATAGAAAGGATCTACCGTAAG ATAGCTCTGCAACTTGTTAGACAAGGAGCAGCAAATGAAATGGCAGTTGGTGATCAAATACAGTCTCTCTCAGATGAACCCACAGGTGTTGAAGGTGATAAACATGTAGTTGATTCAAAG GTTCCAAGAGTTACTGGAAATATTCCAAAAACCAAAGCAACAAAAACAGTTGAGAAAGTGTTGGTTGATTCATCAAGTTTGTCTGATTTTGTTGGGAAACCGGTTTTCCATGCTGAACACATCTACGAACAGACTCCAGTTGGAGTTGTTATGGGTCTTGCTTGGACTGCCATGGGTGGTTGCCCCTTGTATATAGAGACTACTCAGGTTGAGGAAGGTCTGGGGAAAGGCGCTCTTCAAGTCACAGGCCAACTTGGTGATGTCATGAGAGAAAGTGCCCGCATTGCTCACACTGTTGCCAGATCGATATTGCTTGGTAAAGAGCCAGATAACACTTTCTTTGCTGATTCCAAGCTTCATCTCCATATTCCTGCAGGGGCCATACCTAAGGATGGGCCCAGTGCTGGTTGTACTATGATAACATCCATGCTCTCCCTTGCCATGAAGAAGCCTATCAAGAAGGATTTAGCAATGACTGGGGAAGTAACACTAACTGGAAGGATCCTTTCCCAAATTTGGTGGGGGTAT